In the genome of Crassaminicella thermophila, the window TATTGCCTAGTATAACAGAACCAATAATTTGTGTCAATATACTTTGTATACATGAAAAAATAGATTAATATCCATAAATGTAATATTTTATTTATGGACATTAATCTATTAATAAACAAACTTAAATTTTTTACAAAAGTTATCAAAGTCATTAACTTTTCTTTTATAACAAACGCTGCAATACCAACATTAAAACAACTCCCGGAACTCCTAACAGACCAGCTAATAAAGCAGTAATAGGGTTTATCGCTATATGGATGCCAAAAAAGCCTCCTAAAAAATTAATAACAAGTAGCATAACCCCTCCTACAATACCATTATAAATAAATTTTATTA includes:
- a CDS encoding pro-sigmaK processing inhibitor BofA family protein translates to MGVELNIILAYAFGLILLYIIGYILLIPIKWIIKFIYNGIVGGVMLLVINFLGGFFGIHIAINPITALLAGLLGVPGVVLMLVLQRLL